In Actinoplanes sp. NBC_00393, a single genomic region encodes these proteins:
- a CDS encoding response regulator transcription factor, with product MIRILLVEPMNLLRGALAATLSLEEDFAVVAELGCLDEAPAMARAVPPDVAVVNVGLLAGDGLDLFTQLSAEQPGCALLVLAGPDASGRLNRALDVHVHGVLGTQAAPGELVRGIRRLARGERVIDAGLAVAMVAAPRSPLSARELDVLSVAASGIPSAEVAATLHLTAGTVRNYISVILRKTGARNRLEAVRVAENAGWLP from the coding sequence GTGATCCGCATTCTGCTCGTCGAACCGATGAATCTGCTGCGCGGCGCCCTCGCCGCGACCCTGTCCCTGGAAGAGGATTTCGCCGTGGTCGCCGAACTGGGCTGCCTCGACGAGGCCCCGGCGATGGCCCGTGCCGTGCCGCCGGACGTTGCCGTCGTCAACGTCGGCCTGCTCGCCGGGGACGGCCTGGACCTGTTCACGCAGCTCAGCGCGGAGCAGCCCGGCTGCGCCCTGCTCGTGTTGGCCGGACCGGACGCCTCGGGCCGGCTCAACCGCGCGCTCGACGTCCACGTCCACGGCGTGCTCGGCACCCAGGCCGCGCCGGGTGAGCTGGTGCGCGGCATCCGCCGGCTGGCCCGGGGCGAACGGGTCATCGACGCCGGCCTGGCCGTCGCCATGGTCGCCGCGCCGCGCAGTCCGCTGTCGGCGCGGGAGCTGGACGTGCTGAGCGTCGCCGCGTCCGGGATCCCGTCGGCGGAGGTGGCTGCCACGTTGCACCTGACCGCCGGCACGGTCCGCAACTACATCTCGGTGATCCTGCGCAAGACCGGCGCCCGCAACCGGCTGGAGGCGGTCCGCGTCGCCGAGAACGCCGGCTGGCTCCCCTGA
- a CDS encoding methyltransferase domain-containing protein, which produces MTSIDTPSPIDPDKLMAFVFRAVEEVGATLNCALVVMGDRLGYYRDLAAHGPATAAEMAKRTETGEPYAREWLNAQAAGGFVEYDAGTRRYTLPAEHAVALTDESSPAFLPGFFQIAHGTVRDAYRIIEVARRGAGVGWHEHNDDVHLGCERFFRPGYAANLVESWLPALDGVVGKLQQGAKVADVGCGHGASTILMARAYPKSTFTGSDYHPESIATARERAAAAQVQDRVQFEVRSATGATGDGHDLVTMFDCLHDMGDPDGAARHVRDIIAPDGTWMIVEPAAGDHVEDNFNPVGRAYYGFSTLLCTPASLSQEPGAALGTQAGPARIREVATAAGFTRFRLAAQTPFNNVYEVRP; this is translated from the coding sequence ATGACCAGCATCGACACACCTTCCCCGATCGATCCCGACAAGTTGATGGCCTTCGTCTTCCGTGCCGTCGAAGAGGTGGGGGCGACGCTCAACTGCGCCCTCGTCGTGATGGGTGACCGGCTCGGCTACTACCGCGATCTGGCCGCGCACGGGCCGGCCACCGCGGCCGAGATGGCGAAACGGACGGAGACCGGCGAACCGTACGCGCGGGAGTGGCTGAACGCGCAGGCCGCCGGTGGATTCGTCGAGTACGACGCCGGTACCCGCCGATACACGCTGCCCGCCGAGCATGCGGTGGCGCTGACCGACGAGAGCAGCCCGGCGTTCCTGCCCGGGTTCTTCCAGATCGCGCACGGGACGGTGCGTGACGCGTACCGGATCATCGAAGTCGCCCGCCGCGGAGCGGGGGTGGGCTGGCACGAGCACAACGATGATGTCCACCTCGGCTGTGAGCGGTTCTTCCGGCCCGGCTACGCCGCCAACCTGGTGGAATCGTGGCTTCCGGCGCTGGACGGCGTGGTCGGCAAGCTCCAGCAGGGTGCGAAGGTGGCCGACGTGGGATGTGGCCATGGCGCGTCCACCATCCTGATGGCCCGGGCCTACCCGAAGTCGACGTTCACCGGCTCCGACTACCACCCCGAGTCGATCGCCACCGCGCGCGAACGGGCGGCGGCGGCCCAGGTGCAGGACCGGGTGCAGTTCGAGGTGCGGTCCGCCACCGGCGCCACCGGCGACGGCCACGACCTGGTGACCATGTTCGACTGCCTGCACGACATGGGCGACCCGGACGGCGCCGCCCGGCACGTCCGCGACATCATCGCCCCCGACGGCACCTGGATGATCGTCGAACCGGCGGCCGGCGACCACGTCGAGGACAACTTCAACCCGGTGGGCCGCGCCTACTACGGATTCTCGACGCTGCTCTGCACCCCGGCGTCGCTGTCCCAGGAGCCCGGCGCCGCCCTCGGCACCCAGGCCGGGCCGGCACGCATCCGCGAGGTCGCCACCGCCGCCGGCTTCACCCGATTCCGCCTGGCGGCGCAGACACCTTTCAACAATGTGTACGAGGTACGCCCGTAG
- a CDS encoding LysR family transcriptional regulator, whose translation MELIGHVRAIRVLCEVAGHGSFSAAAEALGLTQSAVSQHVAALERQTGLPLVERSTRPLGLTDAGHALVRHGRAINARLDSAEQDLAEIAGRRARRLRFGSFPTALTTFVPGALARLRSRQPGTALTVVDDHLQGLLPRLTDGELDLAVIYDSAALAGSPRFEGGRVHLFDDTFQAVLPRGHRAAAAGRTVELTDLAEDVWVGGRPGSAWFTIVRHSCRAIGFDPRVSLTSDDYRAVQAFVAAGLGVAVIPGLAVVRAPADVEVRQLRVGAPVRRISVAYPDSAYQPPVVREMISILEGVTQRLRGDPPTSDATPAQPARRRRR comes from the coding sequence GTGGAACTAATAGGACACGTACGAGCCATCCGCGTCCTCTGCGAGGTGGCCGGCCACGGGTCGTTCTCGGCCGCCGCGGAGGCGCTCGGCCTCACCCAGTCCGCGGTGAGCCAGCATGTCGCCGCGCTGGAACGGCAGACCGGCCTACCTCTGGTCGAGCGCAGTACCCGCCCGCTGGGGCTGACCGACGCCGGTCACGCTCTGGTCCGCCACGGCCGGGCGATCAACGCCCGCCTGGACAGCGCCGAGCAGGACCTCGCGGAGATCGCCGGACGGCGTGCCCGCCGCCTGCGGTTCGGCAGCTTCCCGACCGCGCTGACCACCTTCGTGCCGGGAGCCCTGGCCCGGTTGCGCAGCCGGCAACCCGGCACCGCCCTCACCGTGGTCGACGACCACCTGCAGGGACTGCTGCCCCGGCTGACCGACGGCGAACTGGATCTCGCGGTGATCTACGACAGTGCGGCGCTGGCCGGGTCGCCGCGGTTCGAGGGCGGCCGGGTCCACCTGTTCGACGACACGTTCCAGGCTGTTCTGCCGCGCGGGCACCGGGCCGCGGCCGCCGGCCGTACGGTGGAGTTGACCGACCTGGCCGAGGACGTCTGGGTCGGCGGGCGACCCGGAAGCGCCTGGTTCACGATCGTGCGGCATTCCTGCCGGGCGATCGGCTTCGACCCGAGGGTGTCGCTCACCTCCGACGACTACCGGGCCGTGCAGGCATTCGTCGCCGCCGGTCTCGGAGTGGCCGTGATCCCCGGCCTGGCCGTGGTCCGCGCGCCGGCCGATGTCGAGGTCCGGCAGCTCCGGGTGGGCGCGCCGGTGCGGCGGATCTCGGTGGCCTATCCGGACAGCGCCTATCAGCCGCCGGTCGTCCGCGAGATGATCTCGATCCTGGAGGGGGTGACCCAGCGGCTCAGGGGCGATCCGCCCACCAGCGACGCGACGCCAGCGCAGCCAGCGCGGCGCCGGCGGCGTTGA
- a CDS encoding VanZ family protein, which produces MNSSASLSAPPRRTRRIALVSLAVLGALGVAYILRRPLLMSAPRCLAGHWHGCLDTENGVLFMMLAGVPLAALAACALAGLRHAAGRTAAWRRSVAEVGMVYGTAPMLWLTMMPGPAAGFVAGRLSLVPLRDLVTMGPLGIGGNLLIFAALGFFAPIRFAALASVPRILVLGAGCSILVETAQYVLRLDRVSSVDDVLVNAAGAALAALASRRWWADRP; this is translated from the coding sequence ATGAACTCCAGCGCATCCCTGTCAGCGCCGCCCCGCCGTACGCGCCGGATCGCGCTCGTCAGCCTGGCGGTCCTCGGTGCGCTGGGAGTCGCGTACATCCTGCGGCGGCCGCTGTTGATGTCCGCGCCGCGATGCCTGGCCGGGCACTGGCACGGCTGCCTCGACACCGAGAACGGCGTGCTGTTCATGATGCTGGCCGGCGTGCCGTTGGCGGCCCTCGCGGCGTGCGCTCTGGCGGGCCTTCGGCATGCCGCCGGCAGGACCGCGGCGTGGCGGAGATCGGTGGCCGAGGTGGGCATGGTCTACGGGACGGCGCCGATGCTCTGGCTGACCATGATGCCGGGGCCGGCGGCCGGATTCGTCGCGGGCCGGTTGAGTCTGGTGCCGCTGCGCGACCTGGTCACGATGGGGCCGCTCGGGATCGGCGGCAACCTGCTGATCTTCGCGGCGCTGGGGTTCTTCGCGCCGATCCGGTTCGCGGCGCTGGCGTCCGTCCCGCGGATCCTGGTGCTCGGGGCCGGCTGCTCGATCCTGGTCGAGACCGCTCAGTACGTCCTGCGGCTGGACCGGGTGTCCTCGGTGGACGACGTGCTGGTCAACGCCGCCGGCGCCGCGCTGGCTGCGCTGGCGTCGCGTCGCTGGTGGGCGGATCGCCCCTGA
- a CDS encoding polymorphic toxin-type HINT domain-containing protein → MTNLVRARIRVWVAASLIAAVFGAGLHAPPALAEPTPAPTVAATEDPGPAIEIPALVTESWNGATGVDAMAERWRKAVADIAALTPEPEVRDAALAALATGDPAVIQKFAITDKPALDKQIAARKKQEAADNLTKIKAMKGTGGPYFNAEVDRVLAGTDFDRAGFLAYGADIARDRDKKVEEDAAARAATLRERVRLIAAMAPAESHLKRAAEAAFAGDGAAIEAFLTSGYLTAARADAAEREQYLKDLEARNKAAEELTELAQKSARASAARQRLLAAHGNGVRALQQASNAMAAAANSARHSARVLAGSGTAAAKATELAAANAESKRQLGYAQAAAQEAAIAAQTASTSADELIAIGLEYGAEWSLIAQGMSEAATAAVGATQTAVYASDATVATNNAQGAQAQAEAHAQQAIKWRQHAEEHAKSAAKLAAAAAKQAQAAKTAAARAKTAREQAQAAERKALAEAEKTRQHRQTAEARAAEAKQHRQTAEAERDNAANHRAEAERQGNIARTARADAEAQAAAAKQARSKAESADDAAAVAENRAWQNEEAARKARDEAMAAERAEQTAKAKAAALRAAAASAETEADKQEAQREADAAEREAAAAGTAARAARSAANTATGAAANARAAATQSQQAADRAWAAAEKARAAAAAADAAADKAEASARATHAARVRADAKAAEATAQQSKAAAAANAAQTLAGQAAEEAVRSLWAADRTKAESEAATTEAVAASAQAETAVAASQAAATSAAGIAEPANTAIGMVSPFTGADIDADFVRLVAEQALTIGAEQAAAARARATEAITAAERAAAAAATAAEQVKPAYTAAAAAARSAADAAVSAAEARQSAAQAAADAAAARAAAANAAKADAQARADAGAARQSANEAASDAAIAGRSAQQAQNEADQADKAADDAEADARAARQAADKAEADAAGARKAADSAQNHADGAADAAKNALQAAIDAQKAADQAEEAERQRQANAVADAAAELPLDPADPELLKYLTPEEIEQLRLAEQEAGMSVLDFIKAEAADLFWELSGVGDIVSCIRDGNIEACLWSLAGMLGAIKAVRAGYKIVKLIPKLLKFLDKVKDAKKRREALLELAKRRKKLKDDDEEPCDASAKANSFLPGTRVLLADGGTRAIEELSIGDSVLATDPVTGVTVAKPVTDTITGAGKKRLVDITVDTDGERGDRTATITATHNHPFWIPAVSEWFEAEDLAAGQLLRDRDGRNVRITAIRQRDAMARVHNLTVADIHTFYVVVAGTSVLVHNDSLPCICKKSRDKRYKYESLKNNLAVGATAVICPADVKPANAKRLSIESVPVDGFPDPIPVAADGFPEYNKTHIIADRLNGAAISENLFTGYRLMNTSGMLRCEYAMVRVLRRGEVLTYTGTVRYNPGDKKPTGIHMSASTEQSGKVFSLFIENKNERFTSCGVED, encoded by the coding sequence GTGACAAATCTCGTACGGGCGCGGATACGCGTCTGGGTGGCGGCGTCGCTGATCGCGGCGGTTTTCGGAGCAGGCCTGCATGCCCCGCCGGCACTGGCGGAACCGACACCGGCGCCGACCGTCGCGGCCACCGAGGACCCGGGCCCGGCGATCGAGATCCCGGCGTTGGTGACCGAGAGCTGGAACGGCGCGACCGGTGTCGACGCGATGGCGGAGCGCTGGCGCAAGGCCGTCGCGGACATCGCCGCGCTGACACCGGAGCCCGAGGTCCGGGACGCCGCGCTGGCGGCGCTGGCGACCGGTGACCCGGCGGTCATCCAGAAGTTCGCGATCACCGACAAGCCGGCACTCGACAAGCAGATCGCGGCCCGCAAGAAGCAGGAGGCCGCCGACAACCTCACCAAGATCAAGGCGATGAAGGGCACCGGTGGCCCGTACTTCAACGCCGAGGTCGACCGGGTGCTGGCCGGCACCGATTTCGACCGGGCCGGTTTCCTGGCCTACGGCGCGGACATCGCCCGTGACCGGGACAAGAAGGTCGAGGAGGACGCTGCCGCGCGAGCGGCGACGCTGCGGGAACGGGTCCGGCTGATCGCCGCGATGGCACCGGCGGAGTCCCACCTCAAGCGTGCCGCCGAAGCGGCGTTCGCCGGCGACGGCGCCGCGATCGAGGCCTTCCTCACCAGTGGCTACCTGACCGCCGCGCGAGCCGACGCCGCGGAGCGCGAGCAGTACCTGAAGGACCTCGAGGCCCGCAACAAGGCCGCGGAGGAGCTGACGGAGCTGGCGCAGAAGTCGGCGCGGGCGTCGGCGGCCCGCCAGCGGTTGCTGGCCGCGCACGGCAACGGTGTCCGCGCGCTGCAGCAGGCGTCGAACGCGATGGCGGCCGCGGCGAACTCCGCGCGGCATTCGGCGCGGGTGCTGGCCGGTTCCGGCACGGCAGCGGCCAAGGCGACCGAGCTGGCGGCGGCGAACGCCGAGTCCAAGCGGCAGCTGGGCTACGCGCAGGCTGCTGCACAGGAGGCGGCGATCGCGGCGCAGACCGCCTCGACCTCGGCCGACGAACTGATCGCCATCGGTCTGGAGTACGGCGCCGAGTGGTCGCTGATCGCACAGGGCATGAGCGAAGCCGCGACCGCCGCGGTCGGTGCGACGCAGACCGCGGTGTACGCCAGTGACGCCACCGTGGCGACGAACAACGCGCAGGGCGCCCAGGCGCAGGCGGAGGCGCACGCGCAGCAGGCGATCAAGTGGCGCCAGCACGCCGAGGAGCACGCGAAGTCGGCGGCGAAGCTGGCCGCCGCGGCGGCGAAGCAGGCACAGGCCGCCAAGACCGCCGCTGCCCGCGCCAAGACCGCCCGTGAGCAGGCACAGGCCGCCGAACGCAAGGCGCTGGCCGAGGCGGAGAAGACCAGGCAGCACCGGCAGACCGCCGAGGCCAGGGCGGCGGAGGCGAAGCAGCACCGGCAGACCGCCGAGGCCGAACGCGACAACGCCGCCAACCATCGCGCCGAAGCGGAACGGCAGGGCAACATCGCGCGTACCGCGCGGGCCGACGCCGAAGCGCAGGCCGCGGCCGCCAAGCAGGCCCGGAGCAAGGCGGAGAGCGCCGACGACGCGGCCGCGGTGGCCGAGAACCGGGCGTGGCAGAACGAGGAAGCCGCCCGCAAGGCCCGCGACGAGGCCATGGCCGCCGAGCGGGCCGAGCAGACGGCCAAGGCGAAGGCGGCGGCGCTGCGTGCTGCCGCGGCCTCCGCGGAGACCGAGGCGGACAAGCAGGAAGCGCAGCGGGAGGCCGACGCGGCCGAGCGCGAGGCTGCCGCCGCGGGCACCGCTGCCCGGGCGGCCCGGTCGGCGGCGAACACCGCCACCGGTGCGGCCGCCAACGCCCGCGCCGCCGCCACCCAGTCACAGCAGGCCGCCGACCGGGCCTGGGCTGCCGCCGAGAAGGCCCGGGCCGCGGCCGCCGCTGCGGACGCGGCGGCGGACAAGGCCGAGGCCAGTGCCCGTGCCACGCATGCCGCCCGGGTCCGTGCCGACGCCAAGGCGGCGGAGGCCACCGCACAGCAGTCCAAGGCCGCTGCCGCCGCCAACGCGGCGCAGACCCTGGCCGGACAGGCCGCCGAGGAGGCGGTGCGCTCGCTGTGGGCCGCCGACCGGACCAAGGCCGAATCGGAGGCGGCGACCACCGAGGCCGTGGCCGCGAGCGCACAGGCGGAGACCGCGGTCGCGGCCTCGCAGGCGGCAGCCACCTCGGCGGCCGGCATCGCCGAGCCCGCCAACACCGCGATCGGCATGGTCAGCCCGTTCACCGGCGCCGACATCGACGCCGACTTCGTCCGCCTGGTCGCCGAGCAGGCCCTGACCATCGGCGCCGAGCAGGCCGCCGCTGCCCGCGCCCGTGCCACCGAGGCGATCACCGCGGCGGAACGTGCGGCCGCGGCTGCGGCCACCGCCGCGGAGCAGGTCAAACCGGCCTACACGGCGGCGGCTGCCGCGGCCCGTTCGGCCGCCGACGCCGCGGTGTCCGCGGCCGAGGCCCGGCAGTCCGCTGCCCAGGCGGCTGCCGACGCGGCGGCTGCCCGTGCCGCCGCGGCCAACGCGGCGAAGGCCGACGCGCAGGCCCGGGCCGATGCCGGCGCGGCCCGGCAGTCCGCCAACGAGGCCGCCAGCGACGCGGCGATCGCCGGGCGCAGCGCCCAGCAGGCGCAGAACGAGGCCGACCAGGCAGACAAGGCGGCCGACGACGCCGAAGCCGACGCCCGCGCGGCCCGGCAGGCCGCTGACAAGGCGGAGGCTGACGCCGCTGGAGCGCGGAAGGCGGCTGACAGCGCGCAGAACCATGCCGACGGTGCGGCCGACGCCGCGAAGAACGCGCTGCAGGCTGCCATCGACGCGCAGAAAGCGGCCGACCAGGCCGAGGAGGCCGAGCGGCAACGCCAGGCGAATGCCGTCGCGGACGCCGCCGCCGAGCTCCCGCTCGACCCGGCGGACCCGGAGCTGCTGAAGTATCTGACTCCGGAGGAGATCGAGCAGCTGCGCCTGGCGGAGCAGGAAGCCGGGATGAGCGTCCTCGACTTCATCAAGGCCGAGGCCGCGGACCTGTTCTGGGAGTTGTCCGGCGTGGGGGACATCGTGTCCTGCATCCGCGACGGCAACATCGAGGCGTGCCTGTGGAGCCTGGCCGGCATGCTCGGCGCCATCAAGGCCGTCCGCGCCGGTTACAAGATCGTCAAGTTGATCCCCAAGCTGCTCAAGTTCCTCGACAAGGTCAAGGATGCGAAGAAGCGGCGGGAGGCGCTCCTGGAGCTCGCCAAGCGCCGCAAGAAGCTCAAGGACGACGACGAGGAGCCGTGCGACGCGAGCGCCAAGGCCAACAGCTTCCTGCCCGGCACCCGAGTTCTGCTCGCGGACGGCGGCACTCGTGCCATTGAGGAGCTGAGCATCGGCGACAGTGTGCTCGCCACCGACCCGGTCACCGGTGTCACCGTCGCCAAGCCGGTCACCGACACCATCACCGGCGCCGGGAAGAAGAGGCTTGTCGACATCACCGTCGACACCGACGGTGAGCGCGGGGACCGGACCGCCACCATCACCGCCACCCACAACCATCCCTTCTGGATCCCGGCTGTGTCCGAATGGTTCGAGGCCGAGGACCTCGCCGCCGGCCAGTTGCTGCGGGACCGCGACGGCCGGAACGTGCGGATCACCGCGATCCGGCAGCGTGACGCCATGGCTCGCGTCCACAACCTCACCGTCGCCGACATCCACACCTTCTACGTCGTGGTGGCCGGCACCTCGGTGCTGGTACACAACGACAGCCTGCCCTGCATCTGCAAGAAGTCGCGGGACAAGCGCTACAAGTACGAGTCGTTGAAGAACAACCTTGCGGTCGGGGCGACCGCTGTCATCTGCCCCGCCGACGTCAAGCCGGCCAACGCGAAGCGACTCTCCATCGAATCGGTGCCGGTCGACGGTTTTCCGGATCCGATCCCGGTGGCCGCCGACGGATTCCCGGAGTACAACAAGACGCACATCATCGCCGACCGGCTCAACGGAGCAGCGATATCGGAGAATCTGTTCACCGGTTACCGGTTGATGAATACCAGTGGAATGCTGCGATGCGAATATGCCATGGTGCGGGTGCTCCGGAGGGGTGAGGTGCTCACCTACACCGGCACGGTGCGGTACAACCCGGGGGACAAGAAACCCACCGGAATCCACATGTCCGCATCGACCGAGCAGAGCGGTAAGGTCTTCAGTCTCTTCATCGAGAACAAGAACGAGAGGTTCACGTCGTGCGGAGTGGAGGACTGA
- a CDS encoding AMP-binding protein: protein MTASLLARMAERLGAAPRAPLYTFLDRHGKEVDSADYEEIVRRGAGAADLLRAAGVVPGDRVLLIFPPDGLEFVTGFVGCMLAGAIAVPVASPDPRHLDRELPKLRHVVEDCGARVALTHAKYRALTTLAGVPGRLRGRSGWPRLTWLLSNRVKRAEPQEAAASLASAADEFGPDDVVYLQYTSGSTSAPKGVVVRHRNLAHNLELIARNTRVDSESVLVGWVPLFHDMGLAGGILNAMYTGARCVSFSPMTFLAAPRLWLEAIDRYRGTHIAGPNFGYEYVLRGLGDGDKFDLSSLRATLQGGEPMLAATMDRLEAALTPMGFDPASLCNVYGMAEAVLFVSGQIGSRPTLLRGDRAVLDRDGVIVPPGPQAPEVTLVGSGVPDAELGVSALAVDPDTRQPRPPNTVGELWISSPSVASGYWGRPDGEYVGHLATGDERRFLRTGDLGVIGDDGEVFLCGRLKDLIIVGGRNIHPQDLEAAVVAADPILRPGNAVAFGVQVDGVERVVVAAEVRKRLKEPVPFDRAASAIRAAVAAHCGVQCHEVLLLKPDSLPKTTSGKLQRSACRQQWADGSLRSSAPSGKTAEFSGESDYVRWLLRTEVAAMLQLTDPNDVPVDVPLRDLGLDSLGVMDLAKRIADQTGARVAPADGSTVREMAATLALAAPGPATSELSTGDVPLSSAQVHALRLGQWNWWNRAVLLDVHRPLTGERLHRAVSTLVAHHEALRLRFRRDDGRFTQRYGDVEGSFAVESVTVSGPGELPPLFDEQHRRLDLEKGPVLRLLLVQTGSAQQLFITVNHLVMDGVTMGILVDELDRLCRLDELPRTAARFEDFTRWQHDFARGAAIADRDFWREQLDSAPPAAYPGVKMQDLASAHQVLGPDETRALRNVRADGRRSPIATTLLAALVRTAQRQWACGRLAVQLSSSGRQPAVHGLDLSRTVGYLHCTFPLAFEDSSGQSPTETVTAVAERLTRVPSAGLSFDALTYLHEDPSVLDAPAPTLWFNFQGELPTRSRSGLFSLREAPLGDMWDPEAGVKQPPLYVECAIVGGAARIDWYYSPRHLQWSGAEIDEWMARFSDELSDLVRDGR from the coding sequence ATGACCGCGAGCCTCCTCGCCAGAATGGCCGAGCGCCTCGGCGCAGCTCCTCGGGCGCCCCTTTACACCTTCCTCGACCGGCACGGGAAGGAAGTGGACTCGGCCGATTACGAGGAGATCGTGCGGCGTGGCGCGGGGGCCGCTGATCTCCTTCGCGCGGCGGGGGTCGTACCCGGTGATCGTGTTCTCTTGATCTTTCCTCCGGACGGCCTGGAATTCGTGACCGGTTTCGTCGGGTGCATGCTGGCCGGCGCCATCGCGGTCCCGGTGGCGAGCCCGGACCCGAGGCACCTCGATCGGGAGCTGCCGAAGCTCCGGCATGTCGTCGAGGACTGCGGCGCGCGCGTCGCGCTCACGCATGCGAAGTACCGTGCGCTCACCACGCTGGCGGGCGTGCCGGGCCGGCTGCGCGGCCGCTCGGGCTGGCCCAGGCTCACCTGGCTGCTCTCGAACCGCGTCAAGCGTGCCGAGCCGCAAGAGGCCGCGGCCTCGCTGGCGAGTGCGGCGGACGAGTTCGGCCCGGACGACGTCGTGTATCTGCAGTACACCTCCGGCTCGACGTCGGCGCCCAAGGGCGTCGTCGTCCGCCACCGCAACCTCGCGCACAACCTCGAGCTGATCGCACGCAACACCCGTGTCGACAGCGAATCGGTGCTGGTCGGCTGGGTGCCGCTGTTCCACGACATGGGGCTGGCCGGCGGGATCCTCAACGCGATGTACACCGGGGCCCGCTGCGTCTCCTTCTCCCCGATGACCTTCCTCGCCGCGCCCCGGCTCTGGCTGGAGGCGATCGACCGTTATCGCGGCACGCACATCGCCGGGCCGAACTTCGGCTACGAGTACGTGCTGCGCGGTCTCGGCGACGGCGACAAGTTCGACCTCTCGTCGCTGCGCGCCACGCTGCAGGGCGGTGAGCCGATGCTCGCCGCGACGATGGACCGCCTCGAAGCCGCGCTCACGCCGATGGGCTTCGATCCGGCGTCGCTCTGCAACGTCTACGGCATGGCGGAGGCCGTACTGTTCGTCAGCGGTCAGATCGGCAGCCGGCCGACGCTGCTCCGCGGCGATCGGGCCGTGCTGGACCGGGACGGCGTGATCGTCCCGCCGGGGCCGCAGGCGCCCGAGGTGACGCTCGTCGGCAGCGGCGTGCCCGATGCCGAGCTCGGCGTGTCGGCGCTCGCCGTCGACCCGGACACCCGGCAGCCGCGTCCGCCCAACACCGTCGGCGAGCTCTGGATATCCAGCCCCAGCGTGGCGAGCGGCTACTGGGGGCGGCCCGACGGGGAGTACGTCGGGCACCTGGCCACCGGCGACGAACGGCGGTTCCTGCGCACCGGCGACCTCGGGGTGATCGGCGACGACGGCGAGGTGTTCCTCTGCGGCCGGCTCAAGGACCTGATCATCGTCGGCGGCCGGAACATCCACCCGCAGGATCTGGAAGCGGCGGTGGTGGCGGCCGATCCGATCCTGCGGCCGGGCAACGCGGTCGCATTCGGGGTGCAGGTCGACGGGGTCGAGCGGGTCGTGGTGGCCGCCGAGGTGCGCAAGCGGCTCAAGGAGCCCGTCCCGTTCGATCGGGCGGCGTCCGCGATCCGGGCCGCGGTGGCCGCGCACTGCGGTGTGCAGTGCCATGAGGTCCTGCTCCTGAAGCCGGACAGCCTGCCGAAGACGACCAGCGGCAAACTGCAGCGCAGCGCGTGCCGGCAGCAGTGGGCGGACGGCTCGCTGCGCTCCTCCGCACCCTCGGGGAAGACCGCCGAGTTCTCCGGTGAGTCGGACTACGTGCGGTGGCTGCTGCGGACCGAGGTCGCGGCCATGCTGCAGCTGACCGATCCGAACGACGTGCCGGTGGACGTGCCGCTGCGCGATCTCGGCCTCGACTCGCTCGGGGTGATGGATCTGGCCAAACGCATCGCGGATCAGACCGGGGCGCGCGTGGCGCCGGCAGACGGCTCCACCGTGCGGGAGATGGCGGCCACGCTTGCACTCGCCGCGCCGGGCCCGGCGACGAGCGAACTCTCCACGGGCGACGTCCCGCTCAGCTCCGCCCAGGTGCACGCCCTGCGCCTCGGCCAGTGGAACTGGTGGAACCGCGCGGTCCTTCTCGACGTGCACCGCCCGCTCACCGGGGAGCGCCTGCACCGGGCCGTGTCCACGCTGGTTGCCCACCACGAGGCGCTGCGCCTGCGGTTCCGCCGCGACGACGGCCGCTTCACCCAGCGCTACGGCGACGTCGAGGGCAGCTTCGCCGTCGAGTCGGTCACGGTGAGCGGCCCCGGCGAGCTCCCGCCCCTGTTCGACGAGCAGCATCGCCGCCTCGACCTGGAGAAAGGCCCGGTGCTGCGCCTGCTCCTGGTGCAGACCGGCTCGGCGCAGCAGCTCTTCATCACCGTCAACCACCTCGTCATGGACGGCGTCACGATGGGCATCCTGGTCGATGAGCTGGACCGCCTGTGCCGGCTGGACGAGCTGCCCCGGACGGCGGCGCGCTTCGAGGACTTCACCCGCTGGCAGCACGACTTCGCGCGCGGGGCGGCGATCGCTGATCGGGACTTCTGGCGAGAGCAGCTCGACTCGGCCCCACCGGCTGCGTACCCGGGCGTCAAGATGCAGGACCTGGCGAGCGCCCACCAGGTCCTGGGCCCGGACGAGACGCGTGCGCTGCGGAACGTGCGCGCGGACGGCCGCCGCTCGCCGATCGCGACGACGCTGCTCGCCGCGCTGGTGCGCACCGCGCAGCGCCAGTGGGCCTGCGGCCGTCTCGCGGTCCAGCTGTCCAGTTCGGGCAGACAACCCGCGGTGCACGGCCTCGACCTCTCGCGGACGGTCGGCTACCTGCACTGCACGTTCCCGCTCGCCTTCGAGGACAGCTCCGGCCAGAGCCCGACGGAGACGGTGACCGCGGTGGCCGAGCGCCTCACTCGCGTACCCTCTGCAGGTCTCTCGTTTGACGCGCTCACGTATCTGCACGAAGATCCGAGCGTGCTCGATGCGCCGGCGCCGACCCTCTGGTTCAACTTCCAGGGTGAGCTGCCGACGCGGAGCCGCAGCGGCCTGTTCTCGCTGCGGGAGGCGCCGCTCGGCGACATGTGGGATCCCGAGGCCGGGGTGAAGCAGCCGCCGCTCTACGTCGAATGCGCGATCGTCGGCGGAGCCGCGCGCATCGACTGGTACTACTCACCTCGCCACCTGCAGTGGTCGGGAGCGGAGATCGATGAGTGGATGGCCCGGTTCTCCGACGAGCTCAGCGACCTGGTCCGGGACGGTCGCTGA